The nucleotide sequence GAACGAGAGCGCTTTTTCCGACTTGAGCAGGAGGAGGTTCCGGAGGACCTCGGCGATCTCGAACGGGGACCCGGACTTGAGCTTCTCCATGTACTGGCGGTACCGCCGGTTCCACGGCTTCGGCTCGAGCTCGACCTCCCGCTCCTTGAGGATCTTGTAGACGGACCGGACCGCCGTCGCGTCCATGATCCCCCGGAGACCGACCTGCACCGCGTTCCCCATGGGGATCATGATCGTGATCCCGGTGTCCAGGATCCGCAGGACGTAGAACGACTCCTTCTTGCCGTCCGCGAACTTCTTCGTCTCGATGTTCTGAACGACGCCCACGCCGTGGGCGGGGTAAACCGCCATGTCGCCGATCTTGAAATCCACGGAAGCTCTCCTTCCGATGACCCGTGCGAAGCGTCACGAACCTTTGGAATTTGATGTATTATATTGGTTTTTCGGCACTTCGTCAATGCGAGGTTGGTTCCCTGCCGTGACCGCTGGACAAATCCTGTTCGCCGGAGTCGACATCGGCTCCCTCTCCACCGACGTCGTCCTCCTGGACGGCGGCCGGAGGATCCGGGGCGCCTCCATCGTGTCCACGGGCGCCTCGATCCGGAAGGCCGCGCGGGAGGCCATCGACGCGGCGCTCGCGGCGGCGGACGCCAAGGAGGAGGAAATCGCGTTCACCGTGGCGACCGGGTACGGGCGGGACCGGCTGGAGACGGCCGACCAGCGCGTGACCGAGATCACGTGCCACGCGCGGGGGGCGCGCCACCTCTTCCCCGAGGCGCTCTCGGTCCTGGACATCGGCGGGCAGGAC is from Deltaproteobacteria bacterium and encodes:
- a CDS encoding CarD family transcriptional regulator, translating into MAVYPAHGVGVVQNIETKKFADGKKESFYVLRILDTGITIMIPMGNAVQVGLRGIMDATAVRSVYKILKEREVELEPKPWNRRYRQYMEKLKSGSPFEIAEVLRNLLLLKSEKALSFGERKMLDAARSLLVKEISIAKSVTEEAVEADLRRFLNL